A genome region from Pseudodesulfovibrio alkaliphilus includes the following:
- a CDS encoding phosphatase PAP2 family protein, with protein sequence MRIFHLRHLALLSAPLLFLLAALWLVFPSEEAVAGFFQEHREAHPGLTLAFTLITDWCNPVFYGLFGWVLFRAWRSGDRETLRFMGILVAVQAVVAGLAVHFVKHTVGRPRPGQGVWFDPITTRGAFHSLPSGHTTEFMGWAVPFALRLGRTGLTVLTGVAAALVGLSRVYLGWHHPSDVFFGWMLGSFGGMATMVLADSSLFRKKG encoded by the coding sequence ATGCGTATTTTTCATCTGAGACATCTGGCCTTGCTCTCTGCGCCCCTGCTGTTCCTGCTTGCAGCACTCTGGCTCGTGTTCCCCTCGGAGGAGGCAGTGGCCGGATTCTTCCAGGAGCATCGCGAGGCGCATCCCGGTCTGACCCTGGCCTTCACCCTGATCACCGACTGGTGCAACCCGGTTTTCTACGGCCTGTTCGGCTGGGTGCTCTTTCGGGCGTGGCGCTCCGGCGACAGGGAGACCCTCCGCTTCATGGGCATCCTGGTGGCCGTGCAGGCGGTGGTGGCCGGGTTGGCCGTCCATTTCGTCAAGCACACCGTGGGCCGCCCCCGGCCGGGCCAGGGGGTGTGGTTCGACCCCATCACCACACGGGGGGCCTTTCATTCGCTCCCGTCGGGCCACACCACGGAGTTCATGGGCTGGGCCGTGCCTTTCGCCCTGCGCCTGGGCAGAACCGGCCTGACCGTGCTGACGGGTGTCGCTGCCGCCCTGGTAGGGCTCTCTCGTGTCTATCTTGGCTGGCATCATCCGAGCGATGTCTTCTTTGGCTGGATGCTCGGCAGCTTTGGCGGTATGGCCACCATGGTCCTGGCGGACTCCTCGTTGTTCAGGAAAAAGGGGTGA
- the lpxB gene encoding lipid-A-disaccharide synthase: MLKENAHAPIWFNVGEASGDLHGAELMKQLREREPCLRFTGMGGPAMGALGFETRYDMGLISLVGITEILGGLPRILLLLRRIRLAFMAVRPRAVVLIDCPEFNFRVARMARELGIPVYYYISPQLWAWRPKRVEFLREHVRRVVCILPFEKDFYARHAMDVEYVGHPLMDVLPLERLDAMAVDENLVGLLPGSRTREVSTLLPEFAKAARLLREKRPGLRFVIVRAPGMDAERLRSLWGSDIEVEIVGPEARYETFRVCSMMLAASGTVTLETALIGTPVVVAYRVSALSALMGRMLIRVPHISLPNLIAGREVYPELVQERATARQLAAAATVWLDSPDALASVRRDLAGLRSMVGEPGAAARAAAIILDDLASLD; encoded by the coding sequence ATGCTGAAGGAAAATGCACACGCCCCCATCTGGTTCAACGTCGGCGAGGCATCGGGCGACCTGCACGGGGCCGAGTTGATGAAGCAGCTGCGTGAACGGGAACCCTGTCTGCGCTTCACCGGCATGGGCGGTCCGGCCATGGGTGCCCTGGGCTTCGAGACCCGATACGACATGGGCCTTATTTCGCTGGTGGGCATCACCGAAATTCTGGGGGGTCTGCCGCGCATCCTGCTTCTTTTGCGGCGCATCCGGCTGGCCTTCATGGCCGTACGGCCTCGGGCCGTGGTGCTCATCGACTGCCCGGAGTTCAACTTTCGCGTTGCCAGGATGGCTCGGGAGCTGGGTATCCCGGTCTACTACTACATCAGCCCCCAGCTCTGGGCATGGCGACCGAAGCGGGTGGAGTTCTTGCGCGAGCATGTCCGCCGGGTCGTCTGCATCCTGCCCTTTGAGAAGGATTTTTATGCCCGCCACGCCATGGATGTGGAGTATGTGGGCCATCCGCTCATGGACGTGTTGCCCCTTGAGCGGCTCGACGCCATGGCCGTGGATGAAAACCTCGTCGGCCTGCTGCCCGGCAGCCGGACCAGGGAGGTCTCGACCCTGCTGCCCGAGTTTGCCAAGGCGGCGCGCCTCCTGCGCGAGAAACGACCTGGCTTGCGTTTTGTCATCGTCCGCGCTCCGGGCATGGATGCCGAGCGGCTGCGCTCGTTGTGGGGCAGCGATATTGAGGTCGAGATAGTCGGACCCGAGGCCCGGTACGAGACCTTTCGCGTTTGTTCGATGATGCTTGCGGCCTCTGGCACGGTCACTCTTGAGACCGCCCTCATCGGCACCCCGGTGGTGGTGGCCTACCGGGTCTCGGCACTTTCGGCACTGATGGGCCGGATGCTGATTCGGGTGCCCCACATCAGTCTTCCCAATCTCATCGCTGGACGGGAGGTGTACCCGGAGCTTGTCCAAGAGCGGGCCACGGCCCGGCAACTGGCCGCTGCCGCCACCGTCTGGCTCGATTCGCCGGACGCCCTCGCCTCGGTCCGGCGCGATCTTGCCGGGCTGCGATCCATGGTGGGTGAGCCAGGGGCTGCGGCGCGGGCCGCGGCCATCATTCTGGACGATCTGGCATCCCTCGACTGA
- a CDS encoding mechanosensitive ion channel family protein, with translation MNPLDTQTVQSLLEQTVTLVSIHGLNLVIALIIFFVGRAVADKVAGLARTMMIKTHVDDTLRSFLRNVIYYALLAAVTVMALGQAGLNVTSFLAVLGAAGLAVGLALKDSLSNFAAGVMLIMLKFFKRGDWVTVAGESGTVKSVSIFNTILTTADNRMVIVPNSAILAGTIVNVTANETRRVDMVMGIGYGDDLLKAKELLRKIVTEDPRVLPEPAPVIQVLELGESSVNFAVRPWVKTSDYWAVYFAITEKVKLVFDQEGISIPFPQRDVHIYPVEK, from the coding sequence ATGAATCCCCTGGACACCCAGACCGTGCAATCCCTGCTCGAACAGACCGTCACTCTTGTCTCCATTCACGGACTCAACCTCGTTATCGCCCTGATCATCTTCTTCGTGGGGCGGGCCGTGGCGGACAAGGTGGCCGGACTGGCCCGAACCATGATGATCAAGACCCATGTGGACGACACCCTGCGCTCGTTTTTGCGCAATGTCATCTATTACGCCCTGCTGGCCGCGGTCACGGTCATGGCGCTGGGCCAGGCGGGACTGAACGTGACCTCCTTCCTGGCCGTGCTGGGTGCCGCGGGTCTGGCTGTGGGTCTGGCTCTCAAGGACTCGCTCTCGAACTTTGCGGCCGGAGTCATGCTCATCATGCTCAAGTTCTTCAAGCGCGGAGACTGGGTGACTGTGGCCGGGGAGTCGGGCACGGTAAAATCCGTGAGCATCTTCAACACCATCCTGACCACCGCCGACAACCGCATGGTCATCGTACCGAACTCGGCCATCCTTGCTGGCACCATCGTCAACGTCACGGCCAACGAGACGCGCCGCGTGGATATGGTCATGGGCATCGGCTACGGCGACGACCTGCTCAAGGCCAAGGAGCTGCTCCGCAAGATCGTCACCGAAGACCCCAGGGTGCTGCCCGAGCCCGCCCCGGTCATCCAGGTCCTTGAGCTGGGTGAATCGTCGGTCAACTTCGCGGTCAGGCCGTGGGTCAAGACCTCGGACTACTGGGCCGTCTACTTCGCCATCACCGAGAAGGTGAAACTCGTCTTTGACCAGGAAGGCATCTCCATCCCCTTCCCGCAGCGCGACGTGCACATCTATCCTGTCGAAAAATAA
- a CDS encoding cysteine synthase → MTKDLLALIGNTPLVEIRHLNPNPNVKILAKLEAQNPGGSVKDRVAAAMIEAAERSGELTKDKIIIEATSGNTGVGLAMVAAIKGYRIKLLMPETASEERKMIMAAYGAELELTPGHLSTDGAIERAYRYAREEPDTYVLMDQFNNPASIDAHYHGTGLEIWEQTGGAVTHCVMALGTSGTAMGIARRLHEMGQVHVAAVEPYAGHKIQGLKNMLESYPPGIYNKTWLDEILHVDDETAFENCRRLARSEGIFAGMSSGAALGGAVQLAERIDSGLIVVLFPDSGERYLSTHLYRQQAGSGISVFDMATGATKPLATQAGLGLYSMGPSLDNPDGLDAWRRVVVLDVLTRHLRANGVDVHAAVGLTDMDDRTLAAARHADIDRAAFAASRRAMIVDRARSMGVDAAETGGAGVAFPLSSTGEDKALALCRKLLGKGLAYEKLRSVYFDVFRDKRYGEIGAMDMDKVSGGRTVDLDAYVKDNPLDFTLLKRATLLDLKRGEVLETEWGNVRPSWFLQHAATALTVLPRIDVMIGSEKHRFPHLENLRAIWSTSGRELQAWLIYHQTTECSDETLPTVAEKLGGYRAARFWLLSSACRKPLCASAENLSMWSRNWRRVQEAAASLMTGRTDKGEAVSAEVSQAAFDLRAGFKTAMSEDFALHRFWPALFRFVKQVNAWAAAATLTGAEAATCLEELLAVDSILGILDHAQMPLSLSELPREVQGMLADRQKARETRDFAASDALRDMIAEAGYRLEDTAGAPRVFRM, encoded by the coding sequence ATGACCAAAGACCTGCTGGCGCTCATCGGGAACACCCCGCTGGTGGAGATTCGCCACCTCAACCCGAACCCGAATGTCAAGATTTTGGCCAAGCTCGAGGCGCAGAATCCAGGCGGATCGGTCAAGGACCGCGTGGCCGCGGCCATGATCGAGGCGGCCGAACGCTCGGGCGAGCTGACCAAGGACAAGATCATCATCGAGGCCACCTCGGGCAATACCGGCGTGGGGCTGGCCATGGTCGCGGCCATCAAGGGATACCGCATCAAGCTGCTCATGCCCGAGACGGCCAGCGAGGAGCGCAAGATGATCATGGCCGCCTACGGGGCGGAGCTGGAACTGACGCCCGGCCATCTCTCCACCGACGGAGCCATCGAACGCGCCTACCGCTACGCCCGCGAGGAGCCGGACACCTATGTGCTCATGGACCAGTTCAACAACCCTGCCTCCATTGACGCCCACTACCACGGCACGGGCCTCGAGATATGGGAGCAGACCGGCGGCGCTGTGACCCATTGCGTCATGGCGCTTGGCACCTCGGGCACGGCCATGGGCATCGCCAGGCGGCTGCACGAGATGGGCCAAGTCCATGTGGCTGCCGTGGAACCTTACGCGGGCCACAAGATTCAAGGCCTCAAAAACATGCTGGAATCCTATCCTCCCGGCATATATAACAAGACCTGGCTTGATGAAATCCTGCACGTGGACGACGAGACCGCCTTCGAGAACTGCCGCAGACTGGCCCGGTCCGAGGGCATCTTCGCGGGCATGAGCTCGGGCGCGGCCCTGGGCGGGGCCGTCCAGCTTGCGGAGCGCATCGACTCCGGCCTTATCGTGGTCCTCTTCCCGGACTCGGGCGAGCGCTACCTGAGCACCCATCTTTACCGCCAACAGGCGGGCAGCGGCATCAGCGTCTTCGACATGGCCACGGGCGCGACCAAACCCCTGGCCACCCAGGCCGGCCTCGGTCTCTACTCCATGGGACCGAGCCTGGACAATCCCGACGGCCTCGACGCATGGCGGCGCGTGGTGGTCCTCGACGTGCTCACCCGGCATCTGCGGGCAAACGGGGTGGATGTCCACGCCGCTGTGGGGCTGACCGACATGGATGACCGCACCCTGGCCGCGGCGAGGCACGCGGATATAGACCGGGCCGCCTTCGCCGCCAGCCGACGGGCCATGATCGTGGACCGCGCCCGAAGCATGGGCGTTGACGCGGCCGAAACAGGGGGCGCGGGCGTGGCCTTCCCCCTCTCCTCCACTGGCGAGGACAAGGCCCTCGCCCTCTGCCGCAAGCTGCTCGGCAAGGGACTGGCCTACGAGAAACTGCGCTCGGTCTACTTCGACGTGTTCCGCGACAAGCGCTACGGCGAAATCGGGGCCATGGACATGGACAAGGTCTCGGGCGGTCGCACCGTGGACCTGGACGCCTACGTCAAGGACAACCCGCTTGACTTCACCCTGCTCAAGCGGGCCACCCTGCTCGACCTCAAGCGCGGCGAGGTGCTGGAAACCGAATGGGGCAACGTGCGCCCCTCCTGGTTCCTGCAGCACGCGGCCACGGCCCTGACCGTCCTGCCCCGCATCGACGTGATGATCGGCAGCGAGAAGCACCGCTTCCCCCACCTTGAGAATCTCAGGGCCATCTGGTCCACTTCCGGGCGCGAGCTGCAGGCGTGGCTCATCTACCATCAGACCACGGAGTGCAGCGACGAGACGCTGCCCACCGTGGCCGAAAAGCTCGGCGGCTACCGGGCGGCCCGCTTCTGGCTGCTCTCCTCGGCCTGCCGCAAGCCCCTGTGCGCCAGCGCCGAAAACCTCTCCATGTGGTCGCGCAACTGGCGGCGGGTGCAGGAGGCGGCCGCATCCCTCATGACCGGACGCACCGACAAGGGAGAAGCCGTTTCCGCCGAGGTCAGCCAGGCCGCCTTTGATCTGCGGGCCGGATTCAAGACGGCCATGAGCGAGGATTTCGCCCTGCACCGCTTCTGGCCCGCGCTCTTCCGCTTCGTCAAGCAGGTCAACGCCTGGGCCGCTGCCGCGACCCTGACCGGGGCCGAGGCCGCCACCTGCCTTGAGGAGCTGCTGGCCGTGGATTCCATCCTCGGCATCCTCGACCACGCGCAGATGCCCCTCTCCCTCTCGGAGCTACCCCGCGAGGTGCAGGGCATGCTGGCCGACCGCCAGAAGGCCCGGGAGACCCGCGACTTCGCCGCCTCCGACGCCCTGCGCGACATGATCGCCGAGGCAGGCTACCGCCTGGAGGACACCGCGGGGGCGCCCAGGGTTTTCAGGATGTGA
- a CDS encoding ArnT family glycosyltransferase, with product MLMDCCNSQKRPASRLWSLLRDHPWLTMILAVAAQTWFTLGNRALWFSDEVRYANAYQNLAERGKWLVLSLNGQPYPDKPPVYFWFLWLIDTLTPADMPAVFFLGAALSGLFFVASAHVLARTLGFDRSVCLACVLMLLANFFLVGLFHYSRMDLLFAGLIILSHACLYRAVSGPRQGGWPLAAFLLAGLATLTKGPIGFILPLLTLVLYLAWRGEVRRLFTRAMGLGLLAMLSMLTLWVVGVALAEGPSFLLDTVLGKHVLQRATHTFHHREPLTYYFIALPLAWLPWTLFAVSAPARRFFSLEAWGAIWAGRREATPMPFLWIMVLSTFVFLSSLSGKVLIYILPMFPPLALLTAQAMTRLDAVRSARFWAWVAGLWLALGAGLLIAGDLLPFPVPVRGLGLSACLLLVGGLGLVWLRRRGSKTCLLWSVLAVTLWLYPVGLMVAPSLDDAMSPRRQGEMIGQHVDQGYAPLAYKVYSGIFTYYAGHDIEETGDYDELAALMARRGRVILVIRDRHWDEWPGRPTGLRVIDSQEIAGMTYVLAVRD from the coding sequence ATGCTCATGGACTGCTGCAACTCCCAAAAGCGCCCGGCCTCCCGGCTGTGGTCCCTGCTCAGGGACCACCCTTGGCTGACCATGATCCTCGCCGTGGCGGCTCAGACATGGTTCACCCTGGGCAACCGAGCTCTGTGGTTTTCTGACGAGGTGCGCTACGCCAACGCCTACCAGAATCTGGCGGAGCGCGGCAAATGGCTGGTCCTCTCCCTCAACGGCCAGCCCTACCCGGACAAGCCGCCGGTCTATTTCTGGTTCCTGTGGCTCATCGACACCCTGACTCCGGCGGACATGCCCGCCGTGTTCTTCCTCGGCGCGGCCCTGTCCGGGCTCTTCTTCGTGGCCTCGGCCCATGTGCTGGCCCGGACGCTGGGTTTCGACCGCTCCGTGTGTCTGGCCTGTGTGCTCATGCTCCTTGCCAATTTCTTTCTGGTGGGGCTGTTCCATTACTCGCGCATGGACCTGCTCTTTGCCGGGCTGATCATCCTCAGCCACGCCTGCCTGTACCGGGCCGTGTCCGGGCCAAGGCAGGGGGGATGGCCACTGGCCGCCTTTCTCCTGGCCGGGCTGGCCACGCTGACCAAGGGGCCCATCGGCTTCATCCTGCCGCTGCTGACCCTTGTTCTCTATCTCGCGTGGCGGGGAGAGGTGCGCAGGCTTTTCACCAGGGCCATGGGGCTCGGTCTGTTGGCCATGTTGTCCATGCTGACCCTCTGGGTGGTCGGGGTGGCCCTGGCCGAAGGACCGTCTTTTCTTCTGGATACCGTCCTTGGCAAGCATGTGTTGCAGCGGGCCACACACACCTTTCACCATCGGGAACCCCTAACCTACTATTTCATCGCCCTTCCCCTGGCCTGGTTGCCCTGGACGCTTTTTGCCGTGTCCGCCCCGGCCAGGCGGTTTTTCTCGCTCGAGGCGTGGGGCGCGATCTGGGCCGGGCGGCGCGAGGCGACGCCTATGCCCTTCCTGTGGATCATGGTCCTCTCCACCTTCGTCTTTCTCTCCAGCCTGAGCGGCAAGGTGCTCATCTACATCCTGCCCATGTTTCCCCCTCTGGCCCTGCTCACGGCCCAGGCCATGACCCGCCTCGACGCGGTCCGCTCGGCCCGTTTCTGGGCCTGGGTGGCCGGGCTGTGGCTGGCTTTGGGCGCGGGGCTGCTGATTGCGGGCGATCTGCTGCCGTTTCCGGTGCCGGTGCGCGGGCTGGGCCTCTCGGCCTGCCTGCTGCTGGTTGGCGGGCTGGGGCTTGTCTGGCTGCGCCGTCGGGGGAGCAAGACCTGTCTGCTCTGGTCGGTGCTGGCAGTGACCCTGTGGCTTTACCCTGTGGGGTTGATGGTCGCCCCGTCCCTGGACGACGCCATGAGCCCCAGGCGGCAGGGGGAAATGATCGGCCAGCATGTCGACCAGGGCTACGCGCCCCTGGCCTACAAGGTCTATTCCGGCATCTTCACCTACTATGCCGGGCATGACATCGAGGAGACCGGCGACTATGACGAGCTGGCCGCCCTCATGGCCCGGCGTGGACGGGTCATCCTCGTCATCCGCGACAGGCACTGGGACGAGTGGCCCGGCCGACCGACCGGGCTGCGGGTCATCGACAGTCAGGAAATCGCAGGTATGACCTATGTGCTGGCCGTGCGGGACTGA
- a CDS encoding motility associated factor glycosyltransferase family protein — protein sequence MTAYPFLKDNIEYLQAKGHPVFQWLSTHPFGEEALLNNLFINEYGIHDWRMESGKGMFESLPPVGLYSSWTEGDKPDTSATFIVGCNLGYGVNHVLKNTPDSHKVMLLEPRPEMLLACLGQTDYRPFFEARKFHILMPDERYVHEVVKNLDLQFVYGQIHLKGDLPSQQLGPEYARWTTWMRNKLENFSLELTTLRFRQDVMVGNEVRNFRRAMAEGSIRGLEGRAAGLGGVILGAGPSLEKSAARLRDNPGQALYTCALQTVPALQALGIRPHFCVAIDYDVSMLNIFSRLDPDFVQDIPLIYSTKVQPEAVARYAGPTFPLWTVGGMGTYVMKDHELVIDAGGNVSVTLSRLLRWMGVSHMVLVGQDYAWIGNRSHAAGHHGHTTNMTRRSFHQTTRNMEGEEILTTVQYMTAKRELEEDLKQSPVPVFNVYGGGVPIEGTRVVDLETAYVEGLFASAPGGVMRFMAELAASRGTMVPMRFEPRGPAWSTSLRNIEKHLGKLFRNLGANQTAVHEAMGRVEIFLNQDPLYTPYLYNELVDLAGLTRAKKRYAQRDYPEFRRIMRCVLKKVREIDRLVCLADANSDKGQAVA from the coding sequence ATGACCGCATATCCCTTTCTCAAGGACAACATCGAGTACCTCCAGGCCAAGGGGCATCCCGTTTTTCAGTGGCTTTCCACTCATCCCTTTGGTGAAGAGGCGCTGCTCAACAACCTGTTCATCAATGAATACGGCATCCACGACTGGCGCATGGAGAGCGGCAAGGGCATGTTCGAGTCTCTGCCGCCCGTGGGGCTTTACTCCTCGTGGACCGAAGGCGACAAGCCCGACACCTCGGCCACCTTCATCGTGGGCTGCAATCTGGGCTACGGCGTCAATCACGTACTCAAGAACACGCCAGACAGCCACAAGGTCATGTTGCTCGAGCCGCGGCCGGAGATGCTCCTGGCCTGCCTGGGCCAGACCGATTACCGCCCCTTTTTCGAGGCGAGGAAGTTTCATATTCTCATGCCCGATGAGCGGTATGTCCATGAGGTGGTCAAGAACCTTGATCTCCAGTTCGTCTATGGCCAGATTCATCTCAAGGGCGATCTGCCCAGCCAGCAGTTGGGGCCGGAGTACGCCCGCTGGACCACCTGGATGCGCAACAAGCTGGAGAATTTTTCCTTGGAACTGACGACCCTGCGTTTTCGCCAGGACGTGATGGTCGGCAACGAGGTGCGCAACTTCCGTCGGGCCATGGCCGAGGGGTCCATCAGGGGGCTTGAGGGCAGGGCGGCCGGACTGGGCGGGGTCATTCTCGGCGCCGGGCCGAGCCTCGAGAAATCGGCTGCGCGGCTGCGGGACAACCCTGGACAGGCCCTTTATACCTGCGCCTTGCAGACAGTGCCCGCCCTCCAGGCGCTTGGCATCAGGCCCCACTTCTGCGTGGCCATCGACTACGACGTGTCCATGCTCAACATCTTCAGCCGTCTTGATCCCGATTTCGTGCAAGACATTCCGCTCATCTATTCCACCAAGGTTCAGCCCGAGGCTGTGGCCCGATATGCCGGGCCGACCTTTCCCCTGTGGACCGTGGGTGGCATGGGAACGTATGTCATGAAGGACCACGAGCTGGTCATTGACGCGGGCGGCAACGTCTCGGTGACTCTCTCGCGCCTGCTGCGTTGGATGGGCGTCAGCCATATGGTTCTCGTCGGCCAGGATTACGCCTGGATCGGCAACCGTTCCCACGCAGCCGGTCACCACGGCCACACCACCAACATGACCCGCCGCAGCTTTCATCAGACCACCCGCAACATGGAAGGCGAGGAGATCCTGACCACGGTGCAGTACATGACCGCCAAGCGCGAACTGGAAGAGGATTTGAAGCAGTCGCCGGTGCCGGTCTTCAACGTCTACGGAGGCGGCGTACCCATTGAGGGAACCCGCGTGGTGGACCTGGAAACCGCCTACGTCGAGGGGTTGTTCGCCTCGGCTCCGGGCGGGGTGATGCGGTTCATGGCCGAGCTTGCGGCCAGCCGGGGGACCATGGTCCCGATGCGTTTCGAGCCGCGTGGACCGGCGTGGTCCACATCGCTGCGCAATATCGAAAAGCACCTGGGTAAGCTCTTTCGCAACCTTGGAGCCAACCAGACCGCAGTGCACGAGGCCATGGGCCGGGTCGAGATATTCCTGAACCAGGACCCGCTGTATACTCCCTACCTCTATAACGAGCTGGTGGATCTGGCCGGACTGACCCGTGCCAAAAAGCGATACGCGCAGCGCGATTATCCTGAATTCAGACGCATCATGCGCTGCGTGCTCAAGAAGGTCCGCGAGATCGACAGGCTGGTCTGCCTGGCCGACGCCAATTCCGACAAAGGGCAGGCCGTGGCCTGA
- a CDS encoding glycosyltransferase family 2 protein — protein MRETVTGLVLTLNGERLLEKCLTSLDFCDELLVVDSGSSDRTREIAEACGARIIVNPWPGPVAQFALALAQVRTDWVVSLDQDEYLTDELRQTIVARLAMQEQVAGYYVSRSSFYFNRFMKHSGWYPDLLLRVFRLGRMEVSASGAHYHFTPQGETGRLAGDIHHYPYESFRQHMDKINYYAEEGAKALREKGRRGGPAAALLHGAGRFLKLYLLKLGLLDGKAGFYNAMAGFYYAFQKYVRIEETNKWGNN, from the coding sequence ATGCGCGAAACCGTGACCGGACTGGTCCTGACCCTCAACGGCGAACGGCTGCTCGAAAAATGCCTCACCTCGCTCGACTTCTGCGACGAACTGCTGGTGGTGGATTCGGGCTCATCCGACCGCACCCGCGAGATAGCCGAGGCATGCGGGGCCAGAATCATCGTCAACCCCTGGCCCGGGCCGGTGGCCCAGTTCGCACTCGCTCTGGCCCAAGTGCGGACCGACTGGGTCGTTTCCTTAGACCAGGACGAATACCTGACCGACGAGCTGCGCCAGACCATCGTGGCCCGGCTGGCCATGCAGGAGCAGGTGGCAGGATACTATGTGTCGCGCAGTTCCTTTTATTTCAACAGGTTCATGAAGCACTCTGGCTGGTATCCAGACCTTCTGCTGCGCGTGTTCCGCCTGGGGCGCATGGAGGTCTCGGCCAGCGGGGCCCACTACCACTTCACCCCGCAGGGCGAAACGGGCAGGCTCGCGGGCGACATCCACCACTATCCCTACGAGTCCTTCCGACAGCACATGGACAAGATCAACTACTACGCGGAGGAAGGAGCCAAGGCCCTGCGAGAGAAGGGACGCCGGGGCGGCCCAGCCGCAGCCCTGCTCCACGGCGCGGGCCGCTTCCTCAAGCTCTATCTGCTCAAGCTCGGACTGCTCGACGGCAAGGCCGGATTCTACAACGCCATGGCCGGATTCTACTACGCCTTCCAGAAATACGTCCGCATTGAGGAAACCAACAAATGGGGCAATAACTGA
- a CDS encoding Gfo/Idh/MocA family protein: protein MLKVGVVGLGWMGRVHLRNYTEMAGVQVIGVVDVDSKAREEVATQFGVAAFATLEDLLEHELDAISVCVPTSLHHEAGLKIIEKKINLIIEKPLAATAAEGEELVRRAGDMGVALMVGHVERFNPAVARVKELVGDDVISIQIERVGPYPPRIQDVGVVKDLGSHDIDLIRHITGSEFKSVNAVMSTTLGKHEDSALITAQMENGALASISTNWVTPYKSRKILVACESKYIEANLITQEVKEYSAFSTYDKSYSVREWPLMFREPVKEELTRFLAALRNNTPVPIPGEDGLAVLRVFERIFSRQG, encoded by the coding sequence ATGCTGAAAGTCGGAGTTGTCGGTCTGGGCTGGATGGGACGCGTCCATCTGCGCAACTACACCGAAATGGCCGGAGTCCAGGTTATCGGCGTGGTCGATGTGGACTCCAAGGCGCGGGAAGAGGTCGCCACCCAGTTCGGCGTTGCTGCCTTCGCCACCCTTGAGGACCTGCTCGAACACGAGCTTGACGCCATCAGCGTCTGCGTGCCCACCAGCCTGCACCACGAGGCCGGGCTCAAGATCATTGAAAAGAAAATCAACCTGATCATCGAAAAACCCCTGGCCGCCACCGCCGCAGAAGGCGAAGAGCTGGTCCGCCGGGCCGGCGACATGGGCGTGGCCCTCATGGTCGGCCATGTCGAGCGGTTCAACCCGGCCGTGGCACGGGTCAAGGAACTGGTGGGCGACGATGTCATCTCCATCCAGATCGAGCGCGTTGGCCCCTATCCGCCGCGCATCCAGGACGTGGGCGTGGTCAAGGATCTCGGCTCCCACGATATCGACCTCATCCGCCACATCACCGGCTCGGAGTTCAAGTCGGTCAACGCGGTCATGTCCACCACCCTGGGCAAGCACGAGGACAGTGCGCTGATAACCGCCCAGATGGAGAACGGCGCCCTGGCCAGCATCTCCACCAACTGGGTCACGCCATACAAGAGCCGCAAGATCCTGGTGGCCTGCGAATCCAAGTATATCGAAGCCAACCTGATCACCCAGGAGGTCAAGGAATACTCGGCCTTCTCCACCTACGACAAGAGCTATTCGGTGCGCGAATGGCCGCTGATGTTCCGCGAGCCGGTCAAGGAGGAGCTGACCCGGTTCCTGGCCGCCCTGCGCAACAACACGCCAGTGCCCATCCCCGGCGAGGACGGCTTGGCCGTGCTCCGGGTCTTCGAGCGCATATTCAGCCGCCAAGGGTAA
- a CDS encoding BON domain-containing protein encodes MKRQSHPFDRPWGASRGRSLGAFAAPAAALLAVLVLAGCAVYPAVQVASGAMTGYDAVVLADEYIPKNSVSGGQLVCDSDRMLERRLRERLIMGGVPQVSAHVIGGHAYLVGQLDNRGQADRAVSTARNVEGLKFVTCKFFPPSTPAEARSDASLLYSVSRKLSDTKRLESAYLRVEVIGGTAILIGATADHSQKTAALAIAGEVWGVRDVVDYIAVNPTIQSAQSARAVRD; translated from the coding sequence ATGAAACGCCAGTCGCATCCCTTTGATCGCCCCTGGGGCGCATCCCGTGGCCGGAGCCTGGGGGCTTTCGCTGCCCCGGCGGCCGCGTTGCTTGCCGTCCTCGTGCTGGCCGGGTGTGCCGTGTATCCTGCCGTCCAGGTGGCCAGCGGGGCCATGACCGGCTACGATGCCGTGGTGCTGGCCGACGAATACATCCCAAAGAACAGTGTGTCGGGCGGTCAGCTGGTCTGCGATTCAGACAGGATGCTCGAACGCCGTCTGCGCGAGCGGCTGATCATGGGCGGCGTGCCCCAGGTTTCCGCCCATGTCATCGGCGGTCATGCCTACCTCGTGGGCCAGTTGGACAACCGGGGCCAGGCGGACAGGGCGGTATCCACAGCCCGGAACGTGGAGGGGCTCAAGTTCGTCACCTGCAAATTCTTCCCGCCCTCGACCCCGGCCGAAGCCAGGAGCGACGCCTCGCTCCTGTACTCGGTCAGCAGGAAGCTGTCCGATACCAAGCGGCTCGAGAGTGCCTACCTGCGGGTGGAGGTCATCGGCGGCACGGCCATCCTCATAGGCGCCACAGCCGATCACAGTCAAAAAACCGCCGCTCTGGCCATTGCCGGAGAAGTGTGGGGCGTTCGGGACGTGGTGGACTATATCGCGGTGAACCCGACCATTCAATCTGCCCAGTCCGCCCGAGCGGTCCGCGACTGA